A part of Candidatus Omnitrophota bacterium genomic DNA contains:
- a CDS encoding rubredoxin — MDKYRCTVCGYIYDPAIGDPDNGVKAGTPFSALPDNWVCPECGAGKSEFEKV; from the coding sequence ATGGACAAATACAGATGTACCGTATGCGGTTATATCTATGATCCCGCGATAGGGGATCCCGACAATGGTGTTAAGGCCGGAACCCCTTTTTCGGCACTGCCGGATAACTGGGTATGTCCCGAATGCGGTGCTGGAAAAAGTGAGTTTGAGAAAGTATAG
- a CDS encoding flavodoxin domain-containing protein, producing MKPLEIKKGIYWVGVVDWNVKTFHGHTYNTQRGTTYNSYLIVDDKIALIDTVYGPFAGELIEKIRAIVPPEKIDYVIANHVETDHSGAMPALMKLCPKAKVFGTAKCKEGLYRYYYENWDFQIVKTADKLSLGKRTLQFIEAPMIHWPDSMFTYCPEEKLLMPNDAFGQHYATSERFDDEVDQAELMDEATKYYGNILWPLSSLVSKKIEEVEKMNIPITMIAPSHGIIWRKDPAKIINAYVSWARNDTKKKVVVVYETMWGATEKMARKIIEGISDAGVSVKLADVTSSDRTEVIGQMLDAKGYLFGSSTHDNDMLPSIAGFLELIKGLKPKGRVAGLFGSYGWAGGAIASMEKSVKELGIDVVMPPISFKYMPDENDLKKCYDYGKEFAGKL from the coding sequence GTGAAGCCATTAGAAATTAAAAAAGGGATTTACTGGGTCGGCGTGGTCGATTGGAACGTAAAGACGTTTCACGGCCATACCTATAATACCCAAAGAGGCACTACATATAATTCATATCTTATAGTAGACGACAAAATAGCCCTTATCGATACTGTCTACGGGCCATTTGCCGGTGAATTGATAGAAAAGATACGCGCTATTGTACCGCCTGAAAAGATAGATTACGTGATAGCGAATCACGTTGAGACGGACCATTCGGGCGCTATGCCGGCACTTATGAAACTGTGTCCTAAGGCAAAAGTATTCGGCACCGCAAAATGTAAAGAAGGCCTCTACAGATATTATTATGAGAACTGGGATTTTCAGATTGTAAAGACGGCAGACAAACTCTCTTTGGGCAAGCGGACCCTTCAGTTTATAGAAGCGCCGATGATCCACTGGCCCGACAGCATGTTCACATATTGTCCCGAAGAGAAACTCCTGATGCCAAACGACGCTTTTGGGCAGCATTACGCGACCAGCGAAAGATTTGACGATGAAGTCGATCAGGCCGAGCTTATGGATGAAGCGACAAAATATTACGGGAATATTCTGTGGCCGCTAAGCTCCCTTGTATCGAAGAAGATAGAAGAAGTAGAGAAGATGAACATCCCTATCACTATGATAGCGCCGAGCCACGGTATAATATGGCGCAAGGATCCGGCGAAGATTATCAACGCGTATGTATCATGGGCAAGGAACGATACGAAGAAGAAGGTGGTTGTAGTTTATGAGACTATGTGGGGCGCTACAGAAAAGATGGCTCGCAAAATTATTGAAGGGATATCAGATGCGGGAGTATCGGTGAAACTCGCTGACGTTACATCGTCGGATAGGACCGAAGTTATAGGCCAGATGCTTGACGCTAAAGGGTATCTATTCGGCTCATCGACTCACGATAACGACATGCTCCCATCGATAGCGGGGTTCCTGGAGCTTATAAAAGGCCTGAAACCGAAAGGCAGGGTTGCGGGGCTGTTTGGTTCGTATGGTTGGGCAGGTGGCGCTATAGCGTCGATGGAAAAGAGCGTGAAGGAGTT
- a CDS encoding 2-oxoacid:acceptor oxidoreductase subunit alpha, with the protein MENFSILVAGTAGFGIDKSGSIISYMINRLGYSVYIYRDYPSVIRGGHTFSIVRASSERIWAHENGIDYLLALNQDAVSFHTSKLKANSIIIYDADTVKCDGLICPVKNAIGLPVGKILKEEGASEIMRNTCAIGGFAKAIGIEWNVVEQVLKKEITKDIEINLKVARRGYDSVNALASIKPLDRKPLPLVTGNEAVGLGLIKGGLKTYIAYPMTPSSPILHFLANTANEFNLKVLHPESEIAVILMALGFSYCAESVAVGTSGGGFCLMTEGLSFSGMAELPVVIVMGQRPGPSTGLPTYSSQTELHFALHAGQGEFVRFIVAPGDAEEAYFWSAVSMDMSRRFQIPSIILTDKTMGEGVYNIDVDSVDKLDIGSSELWEGKPPYKRYQITDTGVSPLAIVPDKDAVIKVNSYEHDEYGLTTEDPEITTRMQDKRLLKIKFLLEEVQRHETIKTYGNQNSSTVVLCWGSNKGVCIEAAQRLNLKVVQPVVLSPFPIEVFKKAIEGAKKIILVENSATGQLRTFLNRYGINIDAQILKYDGRPFSVDELEGKLKKTL; encoded by the coding sequence ATGGAAAACTTTTCCATTCTTGTCGCAGGAACGGCCGGATTCGGTATCGATAAGTCGGGCTCTATCATATCCTATATGATAAACAGGCTCGGTTACAGCGTTTATATTTATCGCGACTATCCGTCAGTGATAAGAGGTGGTCACACATTCTCCATCGTTCGTGCCTCGTCCGAGAGGATATGGGCGCACGAGAACGGCATAGATTATCTCCTTGCCCTTAATCAGGACGCCGTCAGTTTTCATACCTCGAAATTGAAGGCAAATTCCATAATAATATATGACGCCGATACTGTAAAGTGCGACGGGCTCATCTGCCCCGTAAAAAACGCCATAGGTTTGCCGGTAGGCAAGATATTGAAGGAAGAGGGAGCGTCTGAGATAATGCGCAATACCTGCGCCATCGGTGGTTTTGCCAAGGCCATCGGCATAGAGTGGAATGTCGTTGAACAGGTCCTGAAAAAAGAGATTACCAAGGATATAGAAATAAACTTAAAAGTTGCCCGCCGCGGTTACGATAGCGTAAACGCTTTAGCTTCGATAAAACCTCTGGATAGAAAGCCTCTGCCATTGGTAACGGGCAACGAGGCAGTAGGCTTAGGATTGATAAAGGGCGGACTGAAGACATATATAGCTTATCCGATGACGCCTTCGTCTCCAATACTTCATTTTCTGGCAAATACCGCAAATGAGTTCAATCTTAAAGTGCTGCACCCGGAAAGCGAAATAGCGGTGATATTGATGGCGCTCGGTTTTTCCTACTGCGCGGAATCTGTTGCTGTTGGCACATCAGGCGGCGGATTTTGTCTTATGACGGAGGGCTTGAGTTTTTCGGGAATGGCTGAATTGCCTGTCGTAATTGTTATGGGGCAAAGGCCCGGCCCGAGCACAGGACTTCCGACCTATTCATCACAGACAGAACTTCATTTTGCTCTTCACGCCGGCCAGGGAGAGTTTGTCCGGTTTATTGTCGCGCCCGGCGACGCGGAAGAAGCGTATTTCTGGTCCGCGGTAAGCATGGATATGTCCAGAAGATTTCAAATACCCTCTATAATACTTACGGATAAGACCATGGGAGAAGGGGTATATAATATCGATGTGGATTCCGTAGACAAGCTTGATATTGGCTCCTCGGAATTGTGGGAAGGCAAGCCGCCTTACAAAAGATACCAGATTACCGATACGGGCGTGTCGCCGCTCGCGATAGTGCCGGATAAAGACGCTGTGATAAAGGTAAATAGTTATGAACATGATGAATATGGGCTGACTACCGAAGATCCGGAAATTACGACAAGGATGCAGGATAAGAGATTATTGAAAATAAAATTTTTACTGGAAGAAGTTCAGCGGCATGAGACGATTAAAACATACGGCAACCAAAATTCATCTACGGTGGTATTATGCTGGGGTTCGAATAAAGGAGTGTGTATAGAGGCCGCGCAAAGATTGAATTTAAAGGTCGTGCAGCCGGTCGTGCTGTCGCCCTTCCCTATAGAAGTATTCAAAAAGGCCATAGAAGGCGCTAAGAAGATAATTCTCGTGGAAAATAGCGCTACAGGGCAGTTAAGGACGTTCTTGAACCGTTATGGCATAAATATAGATGCCCAGATACTAAAGTATGACGGCAGGCCATTCTCGGTCGATGAGCTGGAAGGTAAGTTAAAGAAGACATTATGA
- a CDS encoding ferredoxin, which translates to MKARVDADICIGCGLCVSTCPEVFEMQGDKAVVIGSVVPKNVEDTCRKATDECPVTAIFID; encoded by the coding sequence GTGAAGGCAAGAGTAGATGCTGATATTTGCATAGGCTGTGGGTTGTGTGTGTCGACATGTCCGGAAGTTTTCGAGATGCAGGGCGACAAAGCGGTTGTAATAGGTTCTGTAGTCCCAAAAAATGTGGAAGACACTTGCAGGAAAGCTACTGATGAGTGTCCCGTAACCGCGATATTTATCGACTAA
- a CDS encoding thiamine pyrophosphate-dependent enzyme has protein sequence MINLGTQAPNTWCIGCGNFAILGAIKTVLQSLSEEGLGLENVVLVSGIGCHAKIVDYINTNSFYSIHGRVAPAAEGIKLARPGLKVIGFAGDGDTYGEGIEHLIFAAKRNIDITMIIHNNRVYGLTTGQYTPTSPLGFKGRSTPFGTKEMPINPLEVMLSSGATYLARGTSHGIELLKKIFKEAILHKGFSLVDVLQVCVTYSNLYEYYEKRVYELKDHDSSNYQDSLIKIREWDYNNDGKIPLGIIYKKEKPTFDEQFGIETKTFDRCAKIKEYLKNNCI, from the coding sequence ATGATAAATTTAGGTACCCAGGCTCCAAATACATGGTGCATAGGCTGCGGCAATTTCGCGATACTCGGCGCTATAAAGACCGTTTTACAGTCTTTGTCCGAAGAAGGATTGGGTTTGGAAAATGTGGTATTGGTATCAGGCATAGGCTGCCACGCGAAGATAGTCGATTATATAAATACCAACAGTTTTTATTCCATACATGGCAGGGTCGCTCCGGCGGCCGAGGGCATAAAGCTCGCCAGGCCAGGCCTCAAAGTCATAGGATTCGCCGGTGACGGCGATACTTACGGCGAAGGCATAGAGCATCTGATATTTGCCGCGAAGAGAAATATAGATATAACGATGATAATACATAATAACCGCGTTTATGGCCTTACGACCGGCCAGTATACACCGACTTCACCTTTAGGATTTAAGGGCAGGTCCACCCCGTTTGGCACTAAGGAGATGCCCATAAATCCTTTAGAGGTAATGCTCTCAAGCGGCGCGACGTATTTGGCGCGCGGCACCTCGCACGGTATAGAATTATTGAAAAAAATATTCAAGGAAGCGATACTGCACAAAGGGTTTTCTCTTGTCGATGTCCTGCAGGTATGCGTCACATACAGCAACCTTTATGAATACTATGAAAAAAGAGTTTATGAACTTAAGGATCACGATTCTTCAAATTATCAGGATTCGCTTATAAAGATACGCGAATGGGATTATAATAATGACGGCAAGATCCCCCTTGGTATCATATACAAGAAAGAGAAGCCGACATTCGATGAGCAGTTTGGTATAGAAACTAAGACATTCGATAGATGTGCTAAGATAAAAGAATATCTAAAAAATAATTGCATATAA
- a CDS encoding 4a-hydroxytetrahydrobiopterin dehydratase translates to MAKDELPSHCKPCEGGIPSLPKEVIDKLLAQSRGWQLVEDKKISKEFKFKDFVEAKYFLDLVSVIAEDQGHHPTMTIVYNKVRIALTTHSAGGLTENDFIMAKIIDEIG, encoded by the coding sequence TTGGCAAAAGATGAGCTCCCTTCCCATTGCAAACCCTGTGAAGGCGGTATTCCCAGCCTGCCAAAAGAGGTTATCGATAAGCTTCTTGCCCAATCCAGGGGATGGCAACTGGTTGAAGACAAGAAGATATCCAAAGAGTTCAAGTTCAAAGATTTCGTGGAAGCGAAATATTTTCTCGATCTTGTATCCGTCATTGCCGAAGATCAGGGCCACCATCCAACGATGACCATAGTGTATAATAAAGTGAGGATAGCGCTTACGACCCACTCGGCGGGCGGCTTGACAGAAAATGATTTTATAATGGCAAAAATTATCGATGAAATAGGTTAA
- a CDS encoding flavin reductase family protein, producing MFVVSSHKDKALNGQIANTVFQITSVPVTIAISINKKNLTYEHIEASKHFAVSMLEEDTPLAFIGKFGFKSGRQEDKFKDTSFKLLESGCPVVTDYSVAYLEADVINHFDCGTHGLFLGCVKESAILKQGKVMTYDYYHNVKKGTTPSKAPTFIRGESREVK from the coding sequence ATGTTCGTAGTATCGTCCCATAAGGATAAGGCGCTTAATGGGCAGATAGCCAATACCGTATTCCAGATAACGAGCGTGCCCGTAACGATAGCTATAAGCATAAATAAGAAAAATCTTACTTATGAGCATATAGAGGCCAGTAAACATTTTGCGGTCTCTATGCTGGAAGAAGATACGCCGCTTGCCTTTATAGGAAAGTTCGGTTTCAAATCCGGGAGGCAGGAGGATAAATTTAAGGATACGAGCTTTAAATTGCTCGAATCAGGCTGTCCCGTGGTCACAGATTATTCCGTTGCCTATCTGGAAGCGGATGTTATAAATCATTTTGATTGCGGCACTCATGGGCTTTTTTTGGGATGCGTAAAAGAATCGGCGATATTAAAACAGGGTAAAGTCATGACATACGACTACTACCACAATGTCAAAAAAGGAACTACTCCGTCTAAGGCACCGACGTTCATAAGAGGAGAATCGAGAGAGGTTAAATAG